From the Harpia harpyja isolate bHarHar1 chromosome 16, bHarHar1 primary haplotype, whole genome shotgun sequence genome, one window contains:
- the RIC3 gene encoding protein RIC-3 isoform X3 encodes MAYSTCCRVAMVSCLVLCVSLLLPRTFLSRGGGRQEPGAAPLAAPAPPEGKLGRFPPRMHYQATPDSRAAPHFPRSHLAEAVAKAKAGGGGGGSTGGTGRGLVGQIIPIYGFGIFLYILYILFKLASKGKTTAGERKCPTAAPGNLKRKITDYELTQLQEKLRETEEAMEKLINRVGPNCDSRTQNVTTDQEKRLLQQLREITRVMKEGKFIDGISPEKEAEEAPYMEDWEVCTRRLVAWLQGMPSYINQ; translated from the exons ATGGCGTACTCGACGTGCTGCAGGGTGGCCATGGTCTCCTGCCTGGTGCTCTGCGTCTCCCTCctgctgccgcggaccttcttgtctcggggcggcgggaggcaggAGCCCGGGGCTGCGCCGCTCGCAGCGCCCGCGCCGCCCGAGG GGAAGCTTGGTCGCTTTCCACCAAGGATGCATTACCAGGCCACTCCCGACAGCCGAGCTGCCCCTCATTTTCCAAGGTCTCACCTTGCTGAAGCAGTTGCGAAAGCTAAGGCAGGTGGAGGCGGTGGTGGAAGCACTGGTGGAACTGGGAGAGGTCTTGTGGGGCAGATTATCCCTATATATGGATTTGGCATCTTCTTATATATCCTGTACATTTTATTTAAG CTGGCTTCCAAAGGAAAAACTACCGCTGGAGAGCGGAAATGCCCTACTGCTGCACCTGGAAACTTGAAGAGGAAAATCA CTGACTATGAGCTCACGCAACTCCAGGAAAAACTGAGAGAGACAGAAGAAGCTATGGAAAAATTAATCAACAGAGTAGGACCTAACTGTGACAG CAGGACTCAAAATGTTACAACAGACCAGGAAAAAAGGTTACTTCAGCAACTCCGAGAAATTACTAGAGttatgaaagaaggaaaattcataGATGGCATCTCTCCTGAGAAGGAAGCTGAAGAAGCTCCTTACATGGAGGATTGGGAAG
- the RIC3 gene encoding protein RIC-3 isoform X2: MAYSTCCRVAMVSCLVLCVSLLLPRTFLSRGGGRQEPGAAPLAAPAPPEGKLGRFPPRMHYQATPDSRAAPHFPRSHLAEAVAKAKAGGGGGGSTGGTGRGLVGQIIPIYGFGIFLYILYILFKLASKGKTTAGERKCPTAAPGNLKRKITDYELTQLQEKLRETEEAMEKLINRVGPNCDRTQNVTTDQEKRLLQQLREITRVMKEGKFIDGISPEKEAEEAPYMEDWEGYPEETYPVYDNSDRFKRKQDTILVDYPDLSQPSAEELAERMEGMEDEEHLCNETLLTDLTMGRDSHDLMQKKDEVTGISEEERDLHHSQSTEECCCCYEDDDPAVIAENAGFHSESCSEAEESTQEDPSVESENENAALKKEKASDSDETGTLRKRNTKALE; the protein is encoded by the exons ATGGCGTACTCGACGTGCTGCAGGGTGGCCATGGTCTCCTGCCTGGTGCTCTGCGTCTCCCTCctgctgccgcggaccttcttgtctcggggcggcgggaggcaggAGCCCGGGGCTGCGCCGCTCGCAGCGCCCGCGCCGCCCGAGG GGAAGCTTGGTCGCTTTCCACCAAGGATGCATTACCAGGCCACTCCCGACAGCCGAGCTGCCCCTCATTTTCCAAGGTCTCACCTTGCTGAAGCAGTTGCGAAAGCTAAGGCAGGTGGAGGCGGTGGTGGAAGCACTGGTGGAACTGGGAGAGGTCTTGTGGGGCAGATTATCCCTATATATGGATTTGGCATCTTCTTATATATCCTGTACATTTTATTTAAG CTGGCTTCCAAAGGAAAAACTACCGCTGGAGAGCGGAAATGCCCTACTGCTGCACCTGGAAACTTGAAGAGGAAAATCA CTGACTATGAGCTCACGCAACTCCAGGAAAAACTGAGAGAGACAGAAGAAGCTATGGAAAAATTAATCAACAGAGTAGGACCTAACTGTGACAG GACTCAAAATGTTACAACAGACCAGGAAAAAAGGTTACTTCAGCAACTCCGAGAAATTACTAGAGttatgaaagaaggaaaattcataGATGGCATCTCTCCTGAGAAGGAAGCTGAAGAAGCTCCTTACATGGAGGATTGGGAAG GTTATCCAGAAGAGACCTATCCTGTCTATGACAATTCTGATCGCTTCAAGCGCAAACAGGACACGATCCTTGTAGATTACCCTGACCTGAGCCAGCCCTCTGCAGAAGAGCTGGCAGAAAGAATGGAGGGCATGGAAGATGAGGAGCATCTGTGCAATGAAACCCTGCTAACTGATCTCACCATGGGAAGAGACAGTCATGATTTAATGCAGAAAAAGGATGAGGTAACTGGCATCAGTGAAGAGGAGAGGGACCTTCATCACAGCCAAAGCACTGAGGAGTGCTGCTGTTGCTACGAGGATGACGACCCTGCTGTCATAGCGGAGAACGCTGGATTCCACTCTGAGAGCTGCAGTGAAGCAGAAGAGTCAACCCAAGAGGACCCATCTGTGGagtcagaaaatgaaaatgcagcactgaaaaaggaaaaagccagtgATTCAGATGAAACAGGCACACTGAGAAAGCGCAACACGAAAGCACTTGAGTAA
- the RIC3 gene encoding protein RIC-3 isoform X1, with the protein MAYSTCCRVAMVSCLVLCVSLLLPRTFLSRGGGRQEPGAAPLAAPAPPEGKLGRFPPRMHYQATPDSRAAPHFPRSHLAEAVAKAKAGGGGGGSTGGTGRGLVGQIIPIYGFGIFLYILYILFKLASKGKTTAGERKCPTAAPGNLKRKITDYELTQLQEKLRETEEAMEKLINRVGPNCDSRTQNVTTDQEKRLLQQLREITRVMKEGKFIDGISPEKEAEEAPYMEDWEGYPEETYPVYDNSDRFKRKQDTILVDYPDLSQPSAEELAERMEGMEDEEHLCNETLLTDLTMGRDSHDLMQKKDEVTGISEEERDLHHSQSTEECCCCYEDDDPAVIAENAGFHSESCSEAEESTQEDPSVESENENAALKKEKASDSDETGTLRKRNTKALE; encoded by the exons ATGGCGTACTCGACGTGCTGCAGGGTGGCCATGGTCTCCTGCCTGGTGCTCTGCGTCTCCCTCctgctgccgcggaccttcttgtctcggggcggcgggaggcaggAGCCCGGGGCTGCGCCGCTCGCAGCGCCCGCGCCGCCCGAGG GGAAGCTTGGTCGCTTTCCACCAAGGATGCATTACCAGGCCACTCCCGACAGCCGAGCTGCCCCTCATTTTCCAAGGTCTCACCTTGCTGAAGCAGTTGCGAAAGCTAAGGCAGGTGGAGGCGGTGGTGGAAGCACTGGTGGAACTGGGAGAGGTCTTGTGGGGCAGATTATCCCTATATATGGATTTGGCATCTTCTTATATATCCTGTACATTTTATTTAAG CTGGCTTCCAAAGGAAAAACTACCGCTGGAGAGCGGAAATGCCCTACTGCTGCACCTGGAAACTTGAAGAGGAAAATCA CTGACTATGAGCTCACGCAACTCCAGGAAAAACTGAGAGAGACAGAAGAAGCTATGGAAAAATTAATCAACAGAGTAGGACCTAACTGTGACAG CAGGACTCAAAATGTTACAACAGACCAGGAAAAAAGGTTACTTCAGCAACTCCGAGAAATTACTAGAGttatgaaagaaggaaaattcataGATGGCATCTCTCCTGAGAAGGAAGCTGAAGAAGCTCCTTACATGGAGGATTGGGAAG GTTATCCAGAAGAGACCTATCCTGTCTATGACAATTCTGATCGCTTCAAGCGCAAACAGGACACGATCCTTGTAGATTACCCTGACCTGAGCCAGCCCTCTGCAGAAGAGCTGGCAGAAAGAATGGAGGGCATGGAAGATGAGGAGCATCTGTGCAATGAAACCCTGCTAACTGATCTCACCATGGGAAGAGACAGTCATGATTTAATGCAGAAAAAGGATGAGGTAACTGGCATCAGTGAAGAGGAGAGGGACCTTCATCACAGCCAAAGCACTGAGGAGTGCTGCTGTTGCTACGAGGATGACGACCCTGCTGTCATAGCGGAGAACGCTGGATTCCACTCTGAGAGCTGCAGTGAAGCAGAAGAGTCAACCCAAGAGGACCCATCTGTGGagtcagaaaatgaaaatgcagcactgaaaaaggaaaaagccagtgATTCAGATGAAACAGGCACACTGAGAAAGCGCAACACGAAAGCACTTGAGTAA
- the RIC3 gene encoding protein RIC-3 isoform X4, translating to MAYSTCCRVAMVSCLVLCVSLLLPRTFLSRGGGRQEPGAAPLAAPAPPEGKLGRFPPRMHYQATPDSRAAPHFPRSHLAEAVAKAKAGGGGGGSTGGTGRGLVGQIIPIYGFGIFLYILYILFKLASKGKTTAGERKCPTAAPGNLKRKITDYELTQLQEKLRETEEAMEKLINRVGPNCDSRTQNVTTDQEKRLLQQLREITRVMKEGKFIDGISPEKEAEEAPYMEDWEEVSVQNFARGSLISQP from the exons ATGGCGTACTCGACGTGCTGCAGGGTGGCCATGGTCTCCTGCCTGGTGCTCTGCGTCTCCCTCctgctgccgcggaccttcttgtctcggggcggcgggaggcaggAGCCCGGGGCTGCGCCGCTCGCAGCGCCCGCGCCGCCCGAGG GGAAGCTTGGTCGCTTTCCACCAAGGATGCATTACCAGGCCACTCCCGACAGCCGAGCTGCCCCTCATTTTCCAAGGTCTCACCTTGCTGAAGCAGTTGCGAAAGCTAAGGCAGGTGGAGGCGGTGGTGGAAGCACTGGTGGAACTGGGAGAGGTCTTGTGGGGCAGATTATCCCTATATATGGATTTGGCATCTTCTTATATATCCTGTACATTTTATTTAAG CTGGCTTCCAAAGGAAAAACTACCGCTGGAGAGCGGAAATGCCCTACTGCTGCACCTGGAAACTTGAAGAGGAAAATCA CTGACTATGAGCTCACGCAACTCCAGGAAAAACTGAGAGAGACAGAAGAAGCTATGGAAAAATTAATCAACAGAGTAGGACCTAACTGTGACAG CAGGACTCAAAATGTTACAACAGACCAGGAAAAAAGGTTACTTCAGCAACTCCGAGAAATTACTAGAGttatgaaagaaggaaaattcataGATGGCATCTCTCCTGAGAAGGAAGCTGAAGAAGCTCCTTACATGGAGGATTGGGAAG AAGTCAGTGTTCAAAACTTTGCAAGAGGCAGTCTGATTTCCCAAccataa